One genomic window of Bremerella sp. JC817 includes the following:
- a CDS encoding SMI1/KNR4 family protein, giving the protein MDDRWKLIEQAFSAKGLQPSDLFAPPATDDELGLLASTTGLPIPAEVESFFRIHNGQRPAGPGVLFGIELLSTSRVIENWQTWKSVVDDGLNEDLADSMSSQPPGVIKPLYVNLKWLPLTHDQGGNHFGLDFDPGPAGVVGQVIAFGRDEDEKKLIAKSFTDFLDMIVEELTTIDWTLDSNTGWIINDPLRGDLHYHEWPRTVT; this is encoded by the coding sequence ATGGATGACCGCTGGAAGTTGATCGAACAAGCCTTTTCCGCGAAAGGGTTGCAGCCGTCGGATTTGTTTGCTCCCCCAGCAACCGATGACGAACTTGGCCTGCTCGCTTCCACGACCGGCTTGCCCATTCCTGCGGAAGTAGAGTCGTTCTTCCGAATCCACAATGGCCAACGCCCGGCAGGTCCTGGAGTTCTATTTGGAATCGAGCTCTTGTCGACTAGTCGAGTCATTGAAAACTGGCAAACCTGGAAATCCGTTGTCGACGATGGCTTGAACGAAGATCTGGCCGACTCGATGTCGTCTCAGCCACCTGGCGTGATCAAGCCGCTATACGTCAATCTGAAATGGCTTCCACTCACCCACGACCAAGGTGGCAACCACTTTGGTCTCGACTTCGACCCAGGCCCCGCTGGCGTCGTTGGTCAGGTCATCGCCTTTGGTCGCGACGAAGACGAAAAGAAGCTGATCGCAAAATCCTTCACCGATTTCCTCGACATGATTGTCGAAGAGCTGACCACCATCGATTGGACGCTCGACTCGAACACTGGCTGGATCATCAATGATCCCCTGCGTGGCGACCTTCATTACCACGAGTGGCCACGAACCGTAACGTGA
- a CDS encoding response regulator, translating into MPFRKIQSPSVRKKLDEQYQSIHERTDRMFAVLMVLQWLGGIAMAVFISPRTWSGTHSEVHPHILMAVFGGAFLAAMPIALAIFRPGKVSTRMVIACSQVIFSSLLIHLSGGRIETHFHVFVSLAFLAAYRDPWVFAPATAIVAVDHLVRGIWWPASVFGIATASEWRWLEHASWVIFEDIVLLLIIMQSRLEMVKLAIHTDELEQREEQLKHATEAAERANRTKSKFLANMSHEIRTPLNGILGFTEVLRRDRENISAEEMDEYLTTIQRSGKHLLELINDVLDISKIEADQLKVEAIACSPHQIISDVVSVLRVGATEKGIGLDYRWEGQVPHSIMSDPYRIKQLLLNLVGNAIKFTNQGSVVVVAEVVPSESGANLVVEVRDTGVGIPQDKLDSVFQPFVQADDTVTRKYGGTGLGLAISRKLAEALGGQLTATSAVGRGSTFTAQIALGDISQIQFVAPSQMPGADVRRDQAIPSDLSHLNVLVADDGDTNRKLIRLLLERGGAKVSLAENGQVAVDMAQQRSFDVVLMDMQMPVLDGYSATTKLRELGFTLPIIALTAHAMKGDRENCEQAGCSGYLSKPIDADELYRTLGEIVTTPRFNSPPPAALESRSDFPVPDSSIPSLLPTDDDEIREIVQEFLERFETRIVELERALEEEDFEALEHLAHWLRGAAGTVGYDCFTEPASKLELGAREKCLTSTASSLETISELQRRIVL; encoded by the coding sequence ATGCCTTTTCGCAAGATCCAGTCGCCATCGGTGCGAAAGAAGCTGGACGAACAATACCAGTCAATTCACGAACGAACGGACCGCATGTTCGCCGTTCTGATGGTGCTGCAATGGCTTGGTGGAATCGCTATGGCGGTGTTCATCTCGCCACGTACCTGGTCCGGAACGCACAGCGAAGTGCACCCTCATATTCTGATGGCCGTCTTTGGCGGAGCGTTTCTGGCGGCTATGCCGATTGCATTAGCGATCTTCCGGCCTGGCAAAGTCTCGACACGCATGGTCATTGCCTGCAGCCAGGTGATTTTTTCGTCGCTGCTGATTCACCTGAGTGGCGGTCGAATTGAAACACACTTTCACGTCTTCGTTTCGTTGGCGTTCTTGGCCGCATATCGCGATCCGTGGGTGTTTGCTCCGGCTACGGCGATCGTAGCCGTAGACCACCTGGTGCGTGGTATCTGGTGGCCTGCATCGGTATTTGGAATTGCCACAGCGTCGGAATGGCGTTGGCTGGAACATGCCTCGTGGGTGATCTTTGAAGATATCGTGCTGCTGCTGATCATCATGCAAAGTCGTCTGGAGATGGTGAAGCTGGCCATTCACACCGACGAGCTCGAGCAGCGGGAAGAGCAATTGAAACATGCGACGGAAGCTGCCGAACGAGCCAACCGCACCAAGAGCAAGTTCCTGGCGAACATGAGCCACGAAATCCGCACGCCGCTCAACGGGATTCTCGGGTTCACTGAAGTGCTGCGTCGCGATCGCGAGAACATCTCGGCCGAGGAGATGGACGAGTACCTCACCACGATTCAGCGTAGTGGTAAACATCTGCTAGAACTCATAAACGACGTTCTCGACATCTCGAAGATTGAAGCAGACCAATTGAAAGTCGAAGCGATCGCCTGTTCGCCCCATCAAATCATTTCCGACGTGGTCTCGGTCTTGCGAGTCGGAGCGACCGAAAAGGGGATTGGCCTCGACTATCGCTGGGAAGGCCAGGTCCCGCATTCGATCATGAGCGATCCATATCGCATCAAGCAATTGTTGTTGAATCTGGTTGGCAATGCGATCAAGTTCACGAACCAGGGATCGGTGGTCGTGGTGGCGGAAGTCGTTCCTTCCGAAAGCGGAGCGAACCTGGTCGTGGAAGTTCGCGACACAGGCGTCGGGATTCCTCAAGACAAACTCGACTCGGTCTTCCAGCCTTTCGTTCAAGCCGACGATACCGTGACACGCAAGTATGGCGGAACCGGTCTTGGCCTGGCGATTAGTCGGAAGCTTGCCGAAGCACTCGGAGGCCAACTGACAGCCACCAGTGCCGTTGGACGTGGCAGCACGTTTACCGCGCAGATTGCACTCGGCGATATTTCGCAAATTCAATTCGTTGCTCCATCGCAAATGCCTGGTGCCGACGTCCGCCGCGATCAGGCGATCCCCAGCGATCTGAGCCATCTCAACGTTCTGGTGGCCGACGATGGCGACACCAACCGCAAGCTGATTCGCCTACTATTGGAACGTGGCGGCGCCAAGGTTAGCCTCGCCGAGAACGGCCAGGTCGCCGTCGACATGGCCCAGCAGCGATCGTTCGATGTGGTTCTGATGGACATGCAGATGCCCGTTCTGGATGGATATTCGGCCACGACCAAGCTACGAGAGCTTGGATTCACGCTGCCGATCATCGCCCTGACAGCCCACGCCATGAAAGGGGATCGCGAGAACTGCGAGCAAGCAGGCTGCAGCGGCTATCTGTCGAAACCGATCGATGCCGACGAACTGTATCGGACGCTCGGCGAGATCGTCACGACGCCGCGTTTCAATTCACCTCCGCCTGCCGCACTGGAGTCGCGTAGCGATTTCCCGGTTCCCGATTCGTCGATTCCTTCGTTGCTGCCAACCGACGATGACGAGATCCGCGAGATCGTGCAAGAGTTCCTGGAACGATTCGAGACGCGAATTGTCGAACTGGAGCGAGCCTTGGAAGAAGAAGACTTCGAGGCCCTGGAACACCTGGCCCATTGGTTACGAGGCGCCGCAGGTACAGTCGGTTACGACTGCTTCACGGAACCTGCCTCGAAACTGGAACTGGGGGCTCGCGAAAAGTGCCTGACTAGCACGGCGAGCTCGCTTGAAACGATTAGTGAACTGCAACGCAGGATCGTGCTTTGA
- a CDS encoding HD domain-containing phosphohydrolase, which yields MTLMPFGESTENTHAEPCSTQSITPKFDVPARDAKIVVIDDEPVNIKVVSRLLRIEGYTHFVTTSNATEAYQLVKDERPDLVLLDLMMPHVSGLEILRQIRQDEQLAHTPTIILTATTDRETRVEALRTGANDFLNKPIDASELIPRVGNLLVLKRHQDRLEDYSRELELAVRERTAQLEASRRDILHCLARAAEFRDDDTGYHVLRVGRYARIIAEGLGLDPNYVTEIEQAAQLHDVGKIGISDDVLKKPGKLTEEEFALMQKHPNLGKRVLQRISPQVETALRDHASIGANVLGAAHSPILEMAARIALTHHEWWNGSGYPLGLKGEDIPLEGRITAVADVFDALSTRRCYKNAFPIEKCFEIMTDEKGSHFDPMVLDAFFAKRKEIVEIQMKYADDE from the coding sequence ATGACACTCATGCCATTCGGAGAGTCGACTGAAAACACCCACGCCGAACCTTGCTCTACGCAGTCCATCACACCGAAGTTCGATGTGCCTGCCCGCGATGCCAAGATCGTCGTCATCGATGATGAGCCGGTCAACATCAAGGTGGTGTCGCGTTTGCTGCGGATCGAGGGCTACACCCACTTCGTCACCACCAGCAACGCGACCGAAGCGTACCAGTTGGTGAAAGACGAACGCCCAGACCTGGTGCTGCTCGACTTGATGATGCCACATGTCAGTGGCCTCGAAATCCTGCGACAGATTCGCCAGGACGAACAGCTCGCGCACACGCCCACGATCATCCTCACGGCGACGACCGACCGCGAAACACGAGTCGAAGCCCTGCGAACCGGGGCGAACGATTTTCTCAACAAGCCGATCGACGCGAGCGAACTGATTCCACGCGTTGGCAACCTGCTGGTACTGAAGCGTCATCAGGATCGCCTGGAAGATTATTCGCGTGAGCTGGAATTGGCCGTTCGTGAACGAACCGCCCAGCTTGAAGCCTCGCGACGCGACATCTTGCACTGCCTTGCTCGGGCCGCCGAGTTCCGCGACGACGACACCGGCTATCACGTGCTGCGGGTCGGTCGTTATGCTCGGATCATCGCCGAAGGTCTGGGGCTCGATCCAAATTATGTGACCGAGATCGAACAAGCGGCACAGCTCCATGATGTCGGCAAGATTGGTATCTCGGACGACGTGCTCAAAAAGCCAGGCAAGCTGACCGAAGAAGAATTCGCTTTGATGCAGAAGCATCCGAACCTGGGCAAACGTGTGCTCCAGCGGATTTCGCCCCAGGTCGAAACGGCCCTTCGCGATCATGCCAGCATCGGTGCCAATGTGCTGGGTGCCGCCCACTCGCCGATACTGGAAATGGCAGCTCGGATTGCGTTGACGCATCACGAGTGGTGGAACGGGTCTGGCTATCCACTCGGCCTCAAAGGGGAAGACATTCCGCTGGAAGGACGCATCACCGCCGTGGCCGACGTCTTCGACGCCCTTAGCACCCGTCGCTGCTATAAGAACGCCTTTCCGATCGAGAAATGCTTCGAGATCATGACGGACGAAAAAGGAAGCCACTTCGACCCAATGGTCCTCGACGCCTTCTTCGCCAAACGCAAAGAGATTGTCGAAATCCAAATGAAATACGCCGACGACGAGTAA